In one window of Candidatus Methylomirabilota bacterium DNA:
- a CDS encoding CDGSH iron-sulfur domain-containing protein, with the protein MAVKISIRPNGPYLVEGEVELVDVNGNKIDTSGRGPRFALCRCGASVTKPFCDGTHSKIGFQAAEAAVAQEKK; encoded by the coding sequence TTGGCCGTCAAGATCAGCATCAGGCCCAACGGGCCGTATCTGGTGGAAGGCGAGGTCGAGTTAGTAGATGTTAACGGCAACAAGATCGACACGAGCGGGCGAGGGCCGCGGTTCGCGCTGTGCCGCTGCGGTGCGTCGGTCACCAAGCCGTTCTGTGACGGCACCCACAGCAAGATCGGCTTCCAGGCCGCTGAAGCGGCCGTCGCCCAAGAGAAAAAGTAG
- a CDS encoding transposase, which produces MGDAKSDPVRLSFNPQLRFEFRGSTVTSDAGLLLPRELDEHLGLSALIDRHLSDPRTGRNSQFPLQDLVRAGP; this is translated from the coding sequence ATGGGTGACGCGAAATCGGACCCGGTTCGCCTCTCGTTCAATCCCCAACTTCGCTTCGAATTCCGCGGCTCGACGGTGACCTCTGACGCCGGGCTGCTGTTGCCCCGCGAGTTGGACGAGCACCTCGGCCTGAGTGCCCTGATCGACCGACACCTCAGCGATCCCCGCACCGGCCGCAACTCCCAGTTCCCCCTGCAGGATCTCGTCCGCGCCGGGCCGTGA
- a CDS encoding SDR family NAD(P)-dependent oxidoreductase: protein MENLKGKVAVVTGGASGIGRALCLAFAGEGASVVVADLDETGMAETAAGVLKAGAKAVTVKTDVTKLASVQALAERAWKELGGTHVLCNNAGVAVHGGLESATHGDWEWVLGVNLWGVVHGVEAFVPRMIAQKQPCHIVNTASMAGLIASQGLGVYNTSKYAVVGLSETLQKDLRQYNIGVSVLCPMGVATNIRTSERSQPADLKNPGGPPASDGIELIGRYLTPEHVAGRVLRAVKANRLYVITHEEAREPLRRRFDRMDRAIEESA, encoded by the coding sequence ATGGAGAATCTCAAGGGCAAGGTCGCCGTCGTCACCGGCGGAGCCAGCGGCATCGGCCGCGCGCTCTGTCTCGCATTCGCGGGCGAGGGCGCCAGCGTCGTCGTGGCGGATCTGGACGAGACCGGCATGGCCGAGACCGCCGCGGGTGTCCTGAAGGCGGGCGCCAAGGCGGTCACCGTCAAGACGGACGTGACCAAGCTCGCCTCCGTCCAGGCGCTCGCCGAGCGGGCCTGGAAGGAGCTCGGCGGGACCCACGTCCTCTGCAACAACGCGGGCGTCGCGGTCCACGGCGGCCTCGAATCCGCCACCCACGGCGACTGGGAGTGGGTGCTGGGCGTCAACCTCTGGGGCGTCGTCCACGGCGTCGAAGCCTTCGTGCCGCGCATGATCGCCCAGAAGCAACCCTGCCACATCGTCAACACGGCCTCCATGGCGGGGCTGATCGCCTCGCAGGGCCTCGGCGTCTACAACACGAGCAAGTACGCCGTCGTCGGTCTCAGCGAGACGCTCCAGAAGGACCTGCGCCAGTACAACATCGGCGTCTCGGTGCTCTGCCCGATGGGCGTGGCCACCAACATCCGGACCAGCGAGCGCAGCCAGCCGGCCGATCTCAAGAATCCTGGCGGCCCGCCTGCGAGCGACGGGATCGAGCTGATCGGCCGCTATCTCACGCCGGAGCATGTCGCGGGGCGCGTGCTCCGCGCCGTCAAGGCCAACCGGCTCTACGTCATCACCCACGAAGAGGCCCGCGAGCCCCTGCGCCGACGCTTCGACCGCATGGACAGGGCCATCGAGGAGTCCGCATGA
- a CDS encoding CDGSH iron-sulfur domain-containing protein, whose product MSVTVKPIPDGPLMVKGDGIEVQDAQGNPFAVKGDAAYLCRCGASANKPLCDGGHEKIGFKGYARIFDLKGERTGR is encoded by the coding sequence ATGTCAGTCACGGTCAAGCCGATTCCAGATGGCCCCCTCATGGTCAAGGGCGACGGTATCGAGGTGCAGGACGCCCAGGGCAACCCGTTCGCCGTCAAGGGCGACGCGGCCTATCTCTGCCGGTGCGGCGCCTCGGCCAACAAGCCCCTCTGCGACGGCGGGCACGAGAAGATCGGCTTCAAGGGCTACGCCCGCATTTTCGATTTGAAAGGCGAACGGACCGGGCGATAA
- a CDS encoding M1 family metallopeptidase, whose product MDYRLPTTVVPKRYDLRLEPDLAAATFSGEAVITVEVETTLTEIVLNAAELLIQSASVVRGGGVPIHGSITLDEAAERARLVFPAAIAPGEWRLTLRFTGTLNDRLHGFYRSTYKDAAGQPHTLAATQFESTDARRGFPCWDEPAFKAVFGVTLVVAGNLAAVSNTAVVREEPLGDGRKRVAFADSIRMSTYLVAFVVGELEATETVMVGQTPLRVWCVPGKKHLARFALEIGAFSLDFFERYYGLPYPGDKVDLLAIPDFAAGAMENLGAITFRENALLVDEAAASHSELERIADVVAHEVAHMWFGDLVTMTWWNGIWLNEAFATFMELVAVDAWKPEWKRWVTFGVSRAAAMGVDGLEATRPIEVEVRNPHDCVAMFDLLTYEKGASVLRMLEQHLGADVFRDGVRLYLERHRYANAETTDLWKALGDAARQPIPAVMDGWIFKPGYPLITVEPDGTGLKVSQRRFSYLGGEADGGQRWRIPVVLRASVKHGYIERRLLLDGDAVAVALPAKADWVVGNSGGTGFYRVRYAPALLKKLAGAVAKIAPIERFNLLSDSFALVQAGLMPAADFLDLTARFTAETDRNVWTALTSSLAYVNRVIADDLRPALESLARHRLAAAAALIGWEPQEEETELDRQLRGDLLRALGTLGNDPAVQARARVAYARYREDEGSVDANVLPAVIAILAGSGAEAEYAEFRDRFKRARTPQEEQRYLYALAGFRQPDLLRQTLEMTVNGEVRSQDAPFVIRTLLTSVYARGQAWDFVKGHWDVMARQYPESAYRRMYEGVPALVSPAWEQDVRAFFADNKIDLGGRTLQQYLEQLRVAVAFQQREAEALAAYLSRQKPR is encoded by the coding sequence ATGGACTACCGTCTGCCCACGACCGTGGTGCCCAAGCGCTACGATCTCAGGCTCGAGCCCGACCTGGCGGCCGCCACCTTCTCGGGCGAGGCCGTCATCACGGTAGAGGTCGAGACGACGCTCACCGAGATCGTGCTCAACGCGGCCGAGCTCCTGATCCAGAGCGCGTCGGTCGTCCGGGGGGGCGGCGTCCCCATCCACGGCTCCATCACTCTGGACGAGGCGGCCGAGCGCGCCCGGCTCGTCTTCCCCGCGGCGATCGCGCCGGGGGAGTGGCGGCTGACCCTCCGGTTCACTGGAACGTTGAACGATCGGCTCCACGGGTTCTACCGCAGCACGTATAAGGACGCCGCGGGCCAGCCGCACACCCTCGCCGCCACGCAGTTCGAATCCACCGACGCGAGACGGGGCTTCCCGTGCTGGGACGAGCCCGCGTTCAAGGCGGTCTTCGGCGTCACGCTGGTGGTGGCCGGGAACCTGGCCGCGGTCTCGAACACCGCGGTGGTCAGGGAAGAGCCGCTCGGCGACGGGCGCAAGCGTGTCGCGTTCGCCGACAGCATCAGGATGTCCACCTATCTCGTGGCTTTCGTGGTCGGCGAGCTGGAGGCGACGGAGACGGTCATGGTCGGGCAGACGCCGCTCCGGGTCTGGTGCGTGCCGGGCAAGAAGCACCTCGCGCGCTTCGCGCTCGAGATCGGCGCCTTCTCGCTCGACTTCTTCGAGCGCTACTACGGGCTGCCGTATCCGGGCGACAAGGTCGATCTCCTCGCCATCCCGGACTTCGCCGCCGGCGCCATGGAGAACCTGGGCGCCATCACCTTCCGCGAGAACGCGCTGCTCGTGGACGAGGCGGCGGCCTCGCACTCCGAGCTCGAGCGCATCGCGGACGTGGTCGCGCACGAGGTCGCCCACATGTGGTTCGGCGACCTGGTGACCATGACGTGGTGGAACGGCATCTGGCTCAACGAGGCCTTCGCCACCTTCATGGAACTGGTGGCGGTGGACGCCTGGAAGCCCGAGTGGAAGCGCTGGGTCACCTTCGGCGTCTCGCGCGCCGCGGCCATGGGCGTGGACGGTCTCGAGGCGACGCGGCCCATCGAGGTCGAGGTGCGCAACCCGCACGACTGCGTCGCCATGTTCGACCTCCTCACGTACGAGAAGGGCGCGTCCGTGCTGCGGATGCTCGAGCAGCACCTGGGCGCCGACGTCTTCCGCGATGGTGTCCGCCTCTACCTCGAGCGGCACCGGTACGCGAACGCCGAGACCACCGATCTCTGGAAGGCGCTCGGGGACGCGGCGCGCCAGCCCATCCCCGCGGTCATGGACGGCTGGATCTTCAAGCCGGGCTATCCGCTCATCACCGTCGAGCCCGACGGCACGGGGCTCAAGGTCTCGCAGCGCCGCTTCAGCTACCTGGGCGGTGAGGCCGACGGCGGGCAGCGCTGGCGCATCCCGGTCGTGCTGCGCGCCTCCGTCAAGCACGGCTACATCGAGCGGCGGCTGCTGCTCGACGGCGACGCGGTGGCCGTCGCGCTGCCGGCCAAGGCGGACTGGGTCGTGGGCAACTCCGGCGGCACCGGTTTCTACCGCGTGCGGTACGCGCCCGCGCTCCTCAAGAAGCTCGCCGGCGCCGTCGCCAAGATCGCGCCGATCGAGCGCTTCAACCTTCTGAGCGACAGCTTCGCGCTGGTCCAGGCCGGGCTCATGCCCGCCGCGGACTTCCTCGACCTGACGGCTCGCTTCACCGCCGAAACCGACCGCAACGTCTGGACCGCGCTGACCTCCTCGCTCGCCTACGTCAACCGCGTGATCGCTGACGACCTCCGGCCCGCGCTCGAGTCGCTCGCGCGCCATCGACTGGCGGCGGCCGCCGCGCTCATCGGCTGGGAGCCGCAGGAGGAGGAGACCGAGCTGGACAGGCAGCTGCGCGGGGATCTCCTGCGCGCGCTCGGCACGCTCGGGAACGACCCGGCGGTGCAAGCGCGCGCCCGCGTCGCCTACGCCCGCTACCGCGAGGACGAGGGATCCGTGGACGCCAACGTGCTGCCTGCCGTCATCGCCATCCTGGCCGGATCGGGCGCGGAGGCCGAGTATGCGGAGTTCCGCGACCGCTTCAAGCGCGCCCGCACGCCGCAGGAAGAGCAGCGCTACCTCTACGCGCTGGCCGGCTTCCGCCAGCCGGATCTCTTGCGGCAGACGCTCGAGATGACCGTGAACGGCGAGGTGCGGAGCCAGGACGCGCCCTTCGTGATCCGGACCCTGCTGACGAGCGTGTACGCGCGCGGACAGGCGTGGGACTTCGTCAAGGGACACTGGGATGTCATGGCGCGGCAGTATCCGGAGAGCGCGTACCGCCGCATGTACGAGGGTGTGCCCGCGCTAGTGAGTCCCGCGTGGGAGCAGGACGTGCGCGCGTTCTTCGCCGACAACAAGATCGATCTCGGCGGCAGGACGCTCCAGCAGTATCTCGAGCAGCTCCGCGTGGCGGTGGCCTTTCAGCAGCGCGAGGCCGAGGCGCTCGCGGCGTACCTCTCCCGGCAGAAGCCGCGCTAG
- a CDS encoding LLM class F420-dependent oxidoreductase, translating into MKYGIAMFPTDYAIQADALARELEARGFESLWLPEHTHIPVSRKSPWPGGADLPREYWHTLDPFVALGAAAAVTKTLMLGTGICLVIERDPIMLAKEVASLDHISRGRVLFGIGGGWNAEEMEHHGTPFAERWKILRERIAAMKAIWTQDEAEFHGKYVNFDKLWSYPKPVQKPYPPILMGGAGPHARQRAADFDGHWMPIGGRTYSEPIAESMADFRARAQKAGRDPSAVTVSIFGVPPDADKLGGLRDAGVARVVFFVPSASADTVLPLLDGYAAVAKKVG; encoded by the coding sequence ATGAAGTACGGCATCGCGATGTTCCCGACGGACTATGCGATCCAGGCCGATGCGCTCGCGCGCGAGCTCGAGGCGCGCGGCTTCGAGTCGCTGTGGCTGCCCGAGCACACCCACATCCCGGTGAGCCGCAAGAGCCCGTGGCCCGGCGGCGCCGACCTGCCGCGCGAGTACTGGCACACCCTCGATCCATTCGTGGCCCTCGGCGCCGCCGCCGCGGTGACCAAGACCCTCATGCTCGGCACAGGCATCTGCCTCGTCATCGAGCGCGATCCCATCATGCTGGCCAAGGAAGTGGCGAGCCTCGACCACATCTCGCGCGGCCGCGTGCTCTTCGGGATCGGCGGAGGCTGGAACGCGGAGGAGATGGAGCACCACGGCACCCCGTTCGCCGAGCGCTGGAAGATCCTGCGCGAGCGGATCGCGGCCATGAAGGCGATCTGGACCCAGGATGAAGCCGAGTTCCACGGCAAGTACGTCAACTTCGACAAGCTGTGGTCCTACCCCAAGCCCGTCCAGAAGCCGTACCCGCCCATCCTCATGGGCGGCGCCGGCCCGCACGCGCGACAGCGCGCCGCGGACTTCGACGGCCACTGGATGCCCATCGGCGGCCGGACTTACAGCGAGCCGATCGCCGAGTCCATGGCGGACTTCCGCGCCCGGGCCCAGAAGGCCGGGCGCGACCCGTCGGCCGTAACCGTGTCGATCTTCGGCGTCCCGCCTGACGCGGACAAGCTGGGCGGGCTGCGCGACGCGGGCGTGGCGCGCGTGGTCTTCTTCGTCCCATCGGCCAGTGCGGACACGGTGCTGCCGCTCCTGGACGGGTACGCCGCCGTCGCGAAGAAGGTCGGCTGA
- a CDS encoding HD domain-containing protein — protein MSTMADRLIEAMTKSAARQYGTERVTELAHALQCAELAAAAGADEELVLACLLHDVGRYAVAQEEIGDTLEQVAPRGGKVPGHHEAGADLIQPYVPERVAVLVRAHADAKRYLCAAEPGYYDTLSKGSKHTLTLQGGVMTADEAVSAATQPWWPDALRLRRWDDQAKVVGQPTRELASWEPLLRKYFGAPRAGR, from the coding sequence ATGAGCACGATGGCCGACCGGCTGATCGAGGCGATGACGAAGTCCGCCGCGCGGCAGTACGGGACGGAGCGGGTGACGGAGCTCGCCCACGCGCTCCAGTGCGCCGAGCTGGCCGCCGCCGCCGGCGCCGACGAGGAGCTGGTCCTCGCCTGCCTGCTGCACGATGTGGGCCGGTATGCCGTCGCCCAGGAGGAGATCGGCGACACGCTCGAGCAGGTCGCGCCGCGCGGGGGGAAGGTGCCTGGCCACCACGAGGCCGGCGCCGATCTGATCCAGCCGTACGTGCCCGAGCGTGTGGCTGTCCTCGTGCGCGCGCATGCCGACGCCAAGCGCTACCTCTGCGCCGCCGAGCCCGGCTACTACGACACGCTCTCCAAGGGCTCGAAGCACACGCTGACGCTCCAGGGCGGGGTGATGACTGCCGATGAGGCCGTGAGCGCGGCGACGCAACCGTGGTGGCCGGACGCGCTGCGCCTCCGACGCTGGGACGACCAGGCCAAGGTGGTGGGCCAGCCCACGCGGGAGCTTGCCTCGTGGGAGCCGCTGCTGCGGAAGTACTTCGGCGCGCCGCGCGCAGGGCGCTAG
- a CDS encoding TlpA disulfide reductase family protein codes for MAAATATILFPSGNVTVTGEADAEALWLAPAELAKAGGWELKPEGLCRGSLCVPVLPGASWVRGRGADVRVDVSGLSRHMGQPVAASPEYSAWSIGVAAEDVADRLLALDAPDFTLPDLDGRMHTLSSFRGRKVFLLAWASWUGCRFDLPGWQALHALLEPKGLTVITVALDSAGAAAAGEFIRAATPTHPSLIDAHYEVARAYNMVNVPTAVWIDEEGRIVRPNEMAFADNRWIEYTKFDMTRYLDAVRDWAERGAQSPYALAAKERRRRLPLPTAEHALAAATFRLAEHLHETGHPEAAVPLFKRAQALQPESWCFKRQAWALTDAEKFYGTNFQKEVAALAGRPYYTPLDLGG; via the coding sequence ATGGCCGCGGCGACCGCCACGATCCTCTTCCCCTCAGGCAACGTCACCGTCACGGGCGAGGCCGACGCGGAAGCGCTGTGGCTGGCGCCCGCCGAGCTCGCCAAGGCTGGGGGCTGGGAATTGAAGCCGGAAGGGCTCTGCCGCGGTTCGCTCTGCGTCCCGGTGCTGCCGGGAGCGTCGTGGGTGCGCGGCCGGGGCGCGGATGTACGCGTGGACGTCAGTGGGCTCTCGCGCCACATGGGCCAGCCCGTGGCCGCGAGCCCCGAGTATTCCGCATGGTCCATCGGCGTAGCGGCCGAGGACGTGGCGGACCGGCTGCTGGCTCTCGACGCGCCCGACTTCACGCTTCCGGACCTCGACGGGCGGATGCACACGCTCTCGTCCTTCCGGGGCCGCAAGGTCTTCCTGCTCGCCTGGGCATCGTGGTGAGGGTGCCGCTTCGACCTGCCCGGGTGGCAGGCGCTGCACGCCCTACTCGAGCCCAAGGGCTTGACCGTCATCACGGTGGCGCTGGACAGCGCGGGCGCCGCCGCGGCCGGGGAGTTCATCCGCGCGGCCACGCCAACTCACCCGTCGCTGATCGACGCCCACTATGAGGTCGCCCGGGCCTACAACATGGTCAACGTGCCGACGGCCGTCTGGATCGATGAAGAGGGGCGCATCGTCCGCCCCAACGAAATGGCCTTCGCCGACAATCGCTGGATCGAGTACACGAAGTTCGACATGACGCGGTACCTGGACGCCGTGCGCGACTGGGCGGAGCGCGGCGCGCAGAGCCCGTACGCGCTCGCGGCGAAGGAGCGGCGCCGGCGCCTGCCGCTGCCGACCGCCGAGCACGCGCTGGCGGCCGCCACCTTCCGCCTCGCCGAGCACCTCCACGAGACCGGTCACCCCGAGGCGGCCGTGCCTCTGTTCAAGCGCGCGCAGGCGCTGCAGCCGGAGTCGTGGTGCTTCAAGCGCCAGGCCTGGGCGCTGACCGACGCCGAGAAATTCTACGGCACGAATTTCCAGAAAGAGGTCGCAGCCCTCGCCGGCCGCCCGTACTACACCCCGCTCGATCTCGGAGGATAA
- a CDS encoding peptidyl-alpha-hydroxyglycine alpha-amidating lyase family protein — MNFKVIEGWGTLPDGWRYVEVAGVAVDAKDNVFCFTRGEHPVIVFDRGGKFLRSWGEGLVRRAHGITIDADGMVWLTDDLHHTVRKFTPDGKCLLVIGNPDTPATLQGGKPFNRPTHVAICPKSGYLFISDGYGNSRVHKYSPDGKHVMSWGEPGTDPGHFNLPHNLVTDRDGLVYVADRENHRVQIFDGKGTYQGQWNNLHRPSGLFVDRTQNGGTFYVGELGHALPVNQSVANLGPRVTVLDAKGQKIARFGGQFAGEKPGEFIAPHGVVTDSRGDVYVSEVSWTNTGQHEKPPREIRSLQKFARVA, encoded by the coding sequence ATGAACTTCAAGGTCATCGAGGGCTGGGGCACGCTGCCTGACGGCTGGCGCTACGTCGAGGTGGCGGGTGTCGCCGTGGACGCCAAGGACAACGTCTTCTGCTTCACGCGGGGCGAGCACCCGGTTATCGTCTTCGACCGTGGCGGCAAGTTCCTCCGCTCGTGGGGCGAGGGCCTGGTGCGCCGGGCGCACGGCATCACGATCGACGCCGACGGCATGGTGTGGCTGACCGACGATCTCCACCACACGGTCCGGAAGTTCACGCCCGACGGCAAGTGCCTGCTCGTCATCGGCAACCCCGACACGCCGGCGACGCTCCAGGGCGGCAAGCCCTTCAACCGCCCGACGCACGTCGCTATCTGCCCGAAGAGCGGCTACCTCTTCATCTCCGACGGCTACGGCAACTCGCGCGTGCACAAGTACTCGCCCGACGGCAAGCACGTCATGTCCTGGGGCGAGCCGGGCACCGACCCGGGCCACTTCAACCTGCCGCACAACCTCGTCACGGACCGCGACGGCCTCGTCTACGTCGCCGACCGCGAGAACCACCGCGTCCAGATCTTCGACGGCAAGGGCACGTACCAGGGCCAGTGGAACAACCTCCACCGCCCTTCCGGGCTCTTCGTGGACCGCACCCAGAACGGCGGGACCTTCTACGTTGGCGAGCTGGGGCACGCCCTGCCGGTCAACCAATCGGTGGCGAATCTCGGGCCCCGCGTGACCGTGCTGGACGCCAAGGGGCAGAAGATCGCGCGCTTCGGCGGGCAGTTCGCCGGCGAAAAGCCGGGCGAGTTCATCGCCCCGCACGGCGTCGTCACGGACTCGCGCGGCGACGTCTACGTCTCGGAGGTCTCCTGGACCAACACGGGACAGCACGAGAAGCCGCCGCGCGAGATCCGCAGCCTCCAGAAGTTCGCGCGCGTCGCCTAG
- a CDS encoding MFS transporter: MTRPPESLANPRLWLAFMTMLLISGFPNTYVLFLPSLLAEFHASRAATASPMSFVWMGGAVLGPLAGWLVARHNPRLVVMAGLGAAACGLALGAAAPTLPVFVASVGIAVGIGLGLTSLSTQAALLADTYSRRRGVAMGIAFSGSMAAFVLGPVTQRIIDGFGWRTAFGCYAAALVALVPVAWRVLPSRLGERSVTVDPARVTPAERPVAAIVLSAPFWSLMVLFSVPPLFGFLAITQHALYFPARGMSVAETSMMLAVGGVLAAFGRILAGMAADRFGAPIAGFVSFSSSVLGVLCLLAMEAWPARLLAYGYVLFLFMPLGSRATIVSVLLSRIAGPRNYGPVFGLIGIGNSLGGAAGPWLSGAIFDHTHSYLTLYLTTLGFAAAGLCALAVFLLTSRQRG; the protein is encoded by the coding sequence GTGACCCGCCCGCCGGAGAGCCTGGCGAACCCCCGTCTGTGGCTCGCTTTCATGACCATGCTCCTGATCTCCGGCTTCCCAAACACCTACGTCCTCTTCCTCCCTTCGCTCCTCGCCGAATTCCACGCCTCGCGCGCGGCGACCGCCTCGCCCATGTCCTTCGTCTGGATGGGGGGAGCCGTGCTGGGGCCGCTGGCCGGCTGGCTCGTGGCGCGGCACAACCCTCGCCTCGTCGTCATGGCGGGGCTCGGGGCGGCCGCCTGCGGTCTCGCGCTGGGCGCGGCCGCCCCTACCCTGCCGGTCTTCGTCGCCTCGGTGGGCATCGCGGTCGGGATCGGCCTCGGGCTCACGAGCCTCTCGACCCAGGCCGCGCTGCTCGCGGACACGTACAGCCGGCGCCGCGGCGTGGCCATGGGCATCGCCTTCTCGGGCTCGATGGCGGCATTCGTGCTGGGGCCCGTGACCCAGCGGATCATCGACGGCTTCGGCTGGCGCACGGCCTTCGGCTGCTACGCCGCCGCGCTCGTGGCGCTCGTGCCCGTGGCCTGGCGCGTGCTCCCCTCGCGGCTCGGCGAGCGCAGCGTCACGGTGGACCCGGCCCGCGTCACCCCCGCGGAGCGGCCGGTCGCCGCCATCGTGCTGTCCGCGCCCTTCTGGAGCCTCATGGTGCTCTTCAGCGTCCCGCCGCTCTTCGGCTTTCTCGCCATCACACAGCACGCTCTGTACTTTCCCGCGCGCGGGATGTCGGTCGCGGAGACATCCATGATGCTGGCGGTCGGCGGCGTGCTGGCCGCGTTTGGCCGCATCCTGGCGGGCATGGCGGCGGACCGCTTCGGCGCCCCGATCGCGGGCTTCGTCTCGTTCAGCTCGTCGGTGCTGGGCGTGCTCTGCCTGCTCGCGATGGAAGCCTGGCCGGCGCGGCTCCTGGCCTACGGCTACGTGCTGTTCCTCTTCATGCCGCTCGGCTCCCGGGCGACCATCGTCTCAGTCCTCCTGAGCCGCATCGCGGGGCCGCGGAACTACGGGCCGGTCTTCGGCCTGATCGGCATCGGCAACAGTCTGGGAGGGGCGGCAGGACCGTGGCTCTCGGGCGCGATCTTCGACCACACCCATTCGTACCTGACGCTCTACCTCACCACGCTCGGCTTCGCCGCGGCGGGGCTCTGCGCGCTCGCGGTCTTCCTGCTCACGTCGCGCCAGCGCGGCTGA
- a CDS encoding D-cysteine desulfhydrase family protein, producing the protein MNAPARIELALAPTPIMKLERLSRRLGVELYMKRDDLTGLLESGNKIRKLEFLVGDALAQGADTLITVGTLQSNCCRAVSAVAARLGLRAVVAVKGERPAAYDGNLLLNRMLGAEVRYLTDEEFKSYPVALEAMAEDVRRRGGKPYIIPESGSNEIGALGYLECAVELAEQISHGAPRFDTIAVTAFSGGSQAGLLMGKQLAGLPSEIVGVPIAFSADHVRSYVAETISKAVGRFGFAIDVPKTIHLLDGYQGAGRTGVDDAELSLLISLAREEGVMLDPVYTAKAFGGLLDTLQRDPKALGQRVCFIHTGGIFSLFPFRESLTRLLDS; encoded by the coding sequence ATGAACGCCCCGGCGCGCATCGAGCTTGCCCTGGCGCCCACGCCCATCATGAAGCTCGAGCGCCTGTCGCGCCGTCTGGGCGTCGAGCTGTACATGAAGCGCGACGACCTGACGGGCCTGCTGGAGTCCGGCAACAAGATCCGCAAGCTCGAGTTCCTGGTGGGCGACGCCCTGGCGCAGGGCGCCGACACCCTTATCACCGTCGGCACGCTCCAGTCCAACTGCTGCCGCGCGGTCTCGGCCGTGGCCGCGCGGCTCGGGCTGCGGGCCGTCGTCGCGGTGAAGGGGGAGCGTCCCGCCGCCTACGACGGCAACCTCCTCCTGAACAGGATGCTTGGCGCCGAGGTCCGCTATCTCACCGACGAGGAGTTCAAGAGCTATCCCGTCGCCCTCGAGGCTATGGCCGAGGACGTCCGTCGCCGCGGCGGCAAGCCGTACATCATCCCCGAGAGCGGTTCCAACGAGATCGGCGCGTTGGGCTATCTCGAGTGCGCCGTCGAGCTGGCCGAGCAGATCAGCCACGGGGCCCCGCGATTCGACACGATCGCGGTCACGGCGTTCAGCGGCGGCAGCCAGGCGGGGCTCCTCATGGGCAAGCAGCTGGCGGGGCTGCCCTCCGAGATCGTCGGCGTGCCGATCGCGTTCTCGGCGGACCACGTTCGCAGCTACGTCGCCGAAACCATCAGCAAGGCCGTGGGCCGCTTCGGCTTCGCCATCGACGTGCCCAAGACTATCCACCTCCTCGACGGCTACCAGGGCGCGGGACGGACGGGGGTCGACGACGCCGAGCTCTCACTTCTGATCAGCCTGGCGCGCGAGGAGGGGGTCATGCTCGATCCCGTCTACACCGCCAAGGCCTTCGGCGGCCTCCTCGACACGCTCCAGCGCGACCCCAAGGCGCTCGGCCAGCGTGTCTGCTTCATCCACACCGGCGGCATCTTCAGCCTCTTCCCGTTCCGAGAGTCGCTGACGCGCCTGCTCGATTCCTGA
- a CDS encoding PaaI family thioesterase, with protein sequence MRHEPPLPAPFETLFAELEEIKSSGSGSSFHECFGCGPHHDIGLRVRNFRTEVGVLSPIVIPKRFEGPPRGAHGGIVAAYLDEVLAAAAVGHTGRIHVTGELSVRYLKLTPIERPLLGRGRAVKDASKYLDLEGTLEVLETGEVVAKATGRFFPMPGGPMPGGPMPGGPMPQTR encoded by the coding sequence GTGCGCCACGAGCCTCCGCTGCCCGCGCCATTCGAGACCCTCTTCGCAGAACTCGAGGAGATCAAGTCCTCGGGCTCCGGCAGCAGCTTTCACGAGTGCTTCGGGTGCGGTCCCCACCACGACATCGGACTCCGCGTCCGGAACTTCAGGACGGAGGTGGGTGTCCTCTCGCCCATCGTGATCCCCAAGCGCTTCGAGGGACCGCCCAGGGGCGCTCATGGCGGCATCGTCGCGGCGTATCTGGATGAAGTGCTGGCGGCCGCGGCCGTCGGCCACACGGGCCGCATCCACGTGACGGGAGAGCTCTCCGTGCGCTACCTCAAGCTTACGCCCATCGAGCGTCCGCTCCTGGGCCGCGGTCGCGCCGTCAAGGACGCCTCCAAGTACCTCGACCTCGAGGGGACTCTCGAAGTTCTTGAGACGGGCGAAGTCGTCGCGAAGGCGACCGGCCGCTTCTTTCCGATGCCCGGCGGGCCGATGCCCGGCGGGCCGATGCCCGGCGGGCCGATGCCCCAGACGCGCTAG